The sequence aaaacattttgcttAAATTCTTGAGGCTTAAGTATCATGCTGAATATGCTTTAGCGTgtttagatttaattatttttataatagggAGGGAATGTGAATATGTCATttgtgattattatttttatatcattcaGGTGCTTTAGCATTTGACATGGACTATGCCCGTTGGGTTGATGAGCATCAACGGTTGATCATTGATATAAGATCAGCTATAAATTCTCAAATGGGTGAGAATGAACTGCACCTTCTTGTAGATGGAGCCATGGCACATTATGATGAATTATTTAGGTTGAAGAGCATAGGGGCAAAGGTTGATGTATTTCACATACTTTCTGGGATGTGGAAGACACCAGCAGAAAGATGCTTCATATGGCTCGGTGGATTTCGTTCATCTGAACTTCTCAAGGTGATTGACCATTTCAGTTACTCACATTTGCTTTTATACGGTAGAGTATATGTTCCGTATGAGGGTTGATGAATATTTTGGGCACAACTTTTGAAACTCAGATAGTTAGAAACCAGCTTGAGCCGTTAACCGAACAGCAGTTGATGGGCATTTACAATCTGCAGCAGTCTTCCCAGCAGGCAGAGGATGCATTATCACAAGGCATGGAAGCATTGCAGCAGTCTCTTTCAGAGACACTTTCGTCCTCCTCTCTAGGGCCCTCTGGTTCTGAAAATGTTGCTGAGTACATGGGCCAAATGGCAATTGCATTGGGCAAGCTTGCCACACTAGAGAATTTCCTTCATCAGGTAATAACTAATCCTGGTCACTGATTCTAATATTTTAGTACTTGATTGTGACActcttcatttatattttcagtTTTCACTTATAAAATAgcacattattttaaatattttcttattccaTAGATTTATATTTAGAAACAATTAAAACGATTAACATGAAATGTATAGAGagaacattttataaaaaaaagtaaacactAGGCCCTTAAATCATTGCTAATTCTTACTACTACCAAAAACCTTCAAAAGTTTATATGCATTGTATTCTCAAGAGTATGTGTTGTCTTTCTTAGGCTGACCTATTGAGGCAACAAACTCTGCAACAGATGCGTCGAATTTTGACCACGTGCCAAGCTGCTCGTGCTCTCCTTGTGATAAATGATTACGTTACACGGCTTAGAGCTCTTAATTCATTATGGTTAGCGTGTCCCAGAGAGTACTAGGTGCCACACTGAGGAACAATACTTGTTTACCATGATATAATCTTCTCGGGAAGTTGCTACTTACTGCATCTTGATCTGTACAAGTTTTAACTTCTGAGAAATTTGTATATTATTGGCATGTTCAAGCGGATGTTGTGCCAATGTTATGCGTAGAAATAGAATCACGTAGGCGTAAATGCAAATCATTGTCACCTTTCCACTTACTACTAGATAGCATcacgttttttttatatataaaatcatcatAGTTTTGGTGTTTAAATTTGGGATATCCTTTTACCATATGTGGATAAGAAAGGAAATGAAAATTACATTAAGCTAGTATCACAAATATCTCTGTTCTCCCCTATAATGACGGTACAATCTGTATATACATATCAATAAAGTTGAACTAAAATCATCATAGAATGAAAAGGCAAACTCTGTACGGACTTTTCTCCCTTTTTATCCTCTGCAATTTCTCCTCTAACGAATCATCATCGTTGTAACCTATGCAATATTTATTATGAGCAAGCGACAATATTCAATTTCCACTAAATACAAATTTCCTTACTCTTCAATCCTTATTTACCACTGGCTTATAGATTTTTTTCCTGCTATTGTTTATTCTTCCTGCcaagaataaaaatgtaaaacactagtaaaatattcaattttttcaagCAGTTTCGTCATGTGTAAGTCAATGGTTGCATAAATTTTCAAGacgaaaatacaaaaaatgaattaagaTGCTATTAATATGCATAAATTACTTTATAGAGCTTAGGGGggcaaaatttaatttatttttctttcttattatctTTTGAAGTGCTCATCGAAAAGTTTATCTAATCAAGGGATAACAAAACTCTACCTGGTCTTTGGTTTTTCTTGCATGCCACTTGTGGAATGAACACCCCAGTACCTTTACCATTCTTCCACAAGTTCACTAGCCAAAGGGGTGGTGAACCAGAACTGTGTCTTTCCCACAAACAAAAATTGCTTGCAGGTGGAGATGCACAGTTAAAGCTGTAAACTGACCCGTTTGAACCACCATTAGTGACATTAATGGGGCTGAAACTTCTTGTTTCTAGTAAATCTTCGTTGTCTTCAGATGTCAATAGCAAAATCTGCCTCCTAATATCAGCATAGAAAGTATCTTCTTCATATTCTGcctcagacataataacacTAGGATCTGAATTCATCTCCATAACAAAATTTAGGATTAAACAAGCTTGCTAATGAAATTAACTTGAATTGTAGGCTTGTGTTGCTGTAAGGAAATTATGATTTGggacgtgaaaataaaagggtGTTCAGGTTTATGTATATATGGATGAATGAGAgataagagagaaaagagattACTTTGAGGTCAGTGTTGTGAAAGTAGGAGTGTGTTTGTAAATCTCATCTCCGATAGTGTCCAAGTTGGAAGAATATGTCCATTTCGTACGTTAGCAAATGTCCGatactttaaattttatgatgCAATCATTAAATCTATAAGCCAAATCAAGTGAACCAGAACACGTGAACATTTGGCGGTTACTTTCTAGTGACATTAATGATCATTATTCATCACCAAACATCAACATCAGAGCATGCTTATGGTTTGGGTTACCTTaccattaaaaaattttaaatatcaatttattcgTTGTTGTTTTCATAACCTCGACTTGTTTGTGTTTCAAGTATTGGAAGACGTTAATTAAGAGTATCTTATTGGTGTTGGTTCACTTCTTATAACTAACGTTAAAAAGGTCAATCTTATATGCTGATATTTGGATTGCTGAAACTCTGATCACgctattaaaaaagaaacaaaagtttTGTTCCATTTTTCGCATGCTCTTTGATGAATTACCCATGATACTTTATTCAAACTAGGAGcctgtatatgtatattatgatGAATAGATTCTTAACACGAACGGGGCCACAATAAATGTCATGGATTCTAAACAAAATTTTGTGGCTAAAGATGTTGATTATCTCAACTAGTATGAGATTGTTCTAACTTAACTAAAGATTTTGAGTTTGAGTTTTAGgtatgtgttaaatttttggagaaaaatcTTTATTGTGGTTCATGCAATCCTACAGGACTCAAATAATATGATTATCTCTAATAAAACATACAtgtgataaaataaaagattagttACTTGAAGTCaggtttaaaagaaaaaaattacttcaagccactaattttaattaagatttggGTGAGATATGTGAAAGACATTTGATATATACagaaactaataaataattaattaataattagaaatcaaattataattagattaaataaaaaaaattctaaagataATTATTACTTAATGGGAGTAATAATTATAAAGGGTTAATATCCACTATAGTGAATCAAGATCTCCTCCTGGTCCAAAAAAAATCTCCTTCCtcgtagaaaaatattttatgtaaccCTTAACCATCATAAAATCATGTATTTCAAAACACtattgattttatataattattaatctcAAAAACCtttaatatttactattattaGCAAATGATCAGTTATAAACAGCTTGTACCGTAAAAAATCTACCGGCCTCATTGATATTGCGAGTTCTATATTTTAAAGTGATGTTGAGTATAgaaaatcatatattaattGATCTATTGAATTCTTGTGACTTGTgagctcttttctttttttgtgtgtcAGGAGGGGGATATAAATACATCTTTATCATAATTttgaatagttttttatttattagtaaatatttcatattatcCTAAAAACATTGGATAATAAAAAGGTGAAGATCTATATTATATAATTGAGATAGCATAGGCCACAGACAGCTGTTGGCAGAAGATTCTGGTGGACAATTTCCTCAGTAGTTCATCTCAGAGTCATTTTTGTTGGGCTTTGGATACCCATCAATAcctaaaatatgaaagaaacaGGTAATTTTTTAACAcacgttattttttatttgggttCATCCCATGTGCATTACGGAATCCCTAATACACTTTGGAGtgtattaaaacaaataataaaatgtgttaATACACGAGAAACAGAAGCAAAGAGATTCTCTTTCACAGTCCAGCAATTCCACTTAGGCTTCGTTTTCGGTGTGTAAAGGGTGAGCGGATTAGACTGAAATAATTTAGAGTTACGTTCTATAAAATAGATTAATAGGATATGAGATAAATAAGTCATTTTCTTATTAGGATATTTTATTAcggagtaaaataaaaaaattcgttAGTATTTGATAAGTGCACAGAATGCAAttgtgattttattatttttatcttatacttattcaaaaaaatatattatagcactctaatttttaaataaattaaattgtataGTTATGAAATGATGTGCGTAGTCAAACGACACATTGGTGTTCTCATCATTTATAAATCCGGGAATCAAATGAGAACCACTTCTATGGAATTATCAACGTAAACtcacataattttttgtaatatatttcATTGGGAAaacatcttttttattatacaattttGTAGTATTGACAGCATACAAgttcatgaaaaaatatttttacaacaaaaattatctaaatatataatttaatttatttttttttaaatttattctagTTTACGTTCAAAATGTTATTATaaatcatttataaatattattatctgTCTACCCTTTTTTACATATTATCTATACAATTTATTTAGACTGaactagtaataataaaatataaataattttgataagaaaaatactaaatttatataagaaataaaaattaaaatgcacacaaaattaataattctgaaatttaattcttataatttggattTGCATCTAACTAAAACCTAATTTATGAGATAAGAGTTGTCTCtctacttgtatttttttttttttttatcaaatcactTGTTAATGTGAAATCTTTAACAATTATATACATGAAGCTTGTATAACTAAATATTTGTGGGCAATCTAATAATGGACTGATAATGCCTAACAACAATTGTTAGCTAGAATGAATtctaatatcatattaaaatttgatttgaatctatctcaatttcaaaatttaactcATGAAATATTGTGCTTACTTATATGTACTGTTTTAGTTGTCTCATTAGACAATGTAAAATCTGTAATTAGTTGCTGACTAAAGATCTTAATCATTAGACAATGTGTAAACATTCATGAGATTTTTGTATAACTgattatacatattttaatcatttttaagaaTCATAATTATTAAGATTCAAGATTCTCAGACATCATGCTTATTAGATaaggaaaaatttatctttaatcAAATGCTCCATAAGTGGTATTACAAAAACAGGTTCCCATTTTATGGTTCATGAAAAATCTATCATCTCAATTATGAACATAATGCAGGATGGTTTATTAATCTCTTCTTTATATTGAACCCttttctatataaaataatgaatcaattcataaattattaattatttttatatatcagTTATTACTATAGCTCTCAGATTTCcattatcaataatattttttcctgAAAGGATGGTATTTAAAATCAGCAAACATGATCAAATTATCtgtattgaaatttgaaatgatttttagtAATGATAATCTAAGGACATGGTCTGCTTGGCAATTTCCTTTGTGGGCCATTTCAAAGTAATTTTTGTTGGGCTTTGGATACCATCAACACCccagaaaaaaaactaaagcaaGAGAGATTCTCTTTCACAATCCAACAATTCTAGCCAGACATTTGTTTCCTATACTTCCATTATTGCATCTTTCACTTCTcattatattctaaaaaaatctattccaaaataaaaatttgcatttcataataaaattttcgAAATACATGCAATAGGGGTGTAAGATGTAACGTGAGAGGAGAGGATGCAATAACCTTTTAGTCGAAGGCTTCGTTTTgggtatttaatattttaatgtaaGCGGAGTACAGTGAAATAGCAGAGAATGGAGTGaaataaactaaactaaaatataactttgatattcttattcttcaatttataaaaagtaaataatattttttttttcaaaataagttcaATCAAGCATATACTTCTTTATAAGGCATAACTGATGTAAGACTAAATATTTGATGAAACACGAATTAAAAATcgttattttttaatactaaatatttgattgttattggaataaatttttcattctaAGCAGAGTCAAAGAGTAACTTGGGATTTTTATAACCT comes from Glycine soja cultivar W05 chromosome 20, ASM419377v2, whole genome shotgun sequence and encodes:
- the LOC114402380 gene encoding uncharacterized protein LOC114402380, encoding MEMNSDPSVIMSEAEYEEDTFYADIRRQILLLTSEDNEDLLETRSFSPINVTNGGSNGSVYSFNCASPPASNFCLWERHSSGSPPLWLVNLWKNGKGTGVFIPQVACKKNQRPGRINNSRKKIYKPVVNKD